One Phenylobacterium hankyongense DNA segment encodes these proteins:
- the pdeM gene encoding ligase-associated DNA damage response endonuclease PdeM has protein sequence MNALSPTRAAGFIYDFAQSPCGSLRTRVAGTEVMLRASGALWLEAERTLVVADLHLEKGSSYAARGQMLPPYDTRETLNRLEAEIALLAPAAVILLGDTFHDRRSEGRLAADDAGRLRALATGRRLIWVIGNHDADGPQALPGETADELTLAGLIFRHEPQAGPQPREVAGHLHPAARVRASRGSVRRRCFVTDAERAVLPAFGAYAGGLNVRDAAFAGLFVRPPLAGALGVGRVHAVGWRSLAGD, from the coding sequence GTGAACGCGCTTAGCCCCACCCGCGCCGCGGGCTTCATCTACGACTTCGCGCAGAGCCCCTGCGGCTCGCTGCGCACCCGCGTGGCCGGGACCGAGGTGATGCTGCGGGCGTCGGGCGCCCTGTGGCTGGAGGCGGAGCGGACCCTGGTGGTCGCCGACCTGCACCTGGAGAAGGGCTCGTCCTACGCCGCCCGCGGCCAGATGCTGCCGCCCTACGACACCCGCGAGACCTTGAACCGGCTGGAGGCGGAGATCGCCCTGCTGGCGCCGGCCGCGGTCATCCTGCTCGGCGACACCTTCCACGACCGCAGGTCCGAGGGCCGGCTGGCCGCCGACGACGCCGGCCGGCTGCGGGCGCTGGCCACCGGCCGGCGTCTGATCTGGGTGATCGGCAACCACGACGCCGACGGGCCGCAGGCGCTGCCCGGCGAGACCGCCGACGAGCTGACCCTGGCCGGGCTGATCTTCCGCCACGAGCCGCAGGCGGGTCCGCAGCCCCGTGAGGTGGCCGGCCACCTGCACCCGGCGGCGCGGGTGCGCGCCTCCCGCGGCAGCGTCCGCCGGCGCTGCTTCGTGACCGATGCGGAACGCGCGGTGCTGCCGGCGTTCGGGGCCTATGCGGGGGGCCTGAACGTGCGCGACGCGGCCTTCGCGGGCCTGTTCGTCCGCCCGCCGCTGGCCGGGGCCTTGGGCGTCGGGCGGGTGCACGCCGTCGGCTGGCGATCGCTCGCCGGCGACTGA
- a CDS encoding chorismate mutase, with the protein MAEVKTTPAPLSLDDIRARIDAIDADMLRLVDERAGLARAVAAAKAAAGDLGFGLRPAREAQLLRRLLAQPRQGASAALVVRVWREMIGASLSLQGPFHLAVWGGRDPTRTVELARLRFGSAPALRHAAKAEDALAAARTPGGVAALALTPDTAWWGRLLAEPKLRVFAALPCLAAWGPTSALAVGEVPVEPTGDDVTFWVTDAGQSASAIEEALGRDGVAATPLVEAGGLKLFALAGFYQAEDPRLARAPGRLSGVIGAAPAPLDV; encoded by the coding sequence ATGGCCGAGGTCAAGACCACGCCCGCCCCATTGTCGCTGGACGACATCCGCGCGCGCATCGATGCCATCGACGCCGACATGCTGCGCCTGGTCGACGAGCGTGCGGGCCTGGCGCGGGCGGTCGCGGCGGCCAAGGCCGCGGCGGGCGACCTGGGCTTCGGTCTTCGCCCCGCCCGGGAAGCCCAATTGCTCCGCCGCCTGCTGGCCCAGCCGCGCCAGGGGGCCTCGGCCGCCCTGGTGGTCCGCGTCTGGCGCGAGATGATCGGCGCGAGCCTGAGCCTGCAGGGCCCCTTCCACCTGGCGGTCTGGGGCGGCCGCGACCCCACGCGGACGGTGGAGCTGGCCCGGCTGAGGTTCGGCAGTGCGCCGGCGCTGCGGCACGCCGCGAAGGCCGAGGACGCGCTGGCCGCGGCCCGCACGCCCGGCGGCGTCGCGGCGCTCGCCCTGACCCCCGACACCGCCTGGTGGGGCCGGCTGCTGGCGGAGCCGAAGCTGAGGGTGTTCGCCGCCCTGCCCTGCCTGGCCGCCTGGGGGCCGACGTCGGCCCTGGCGGTGGGCGAGGTACCGGTGGAGCCCACCGGCGACGACGTCACCTTCTGGGTCACCGACGCCGGCCAGTCGGCCTCGGCGATCGAGGAGGCGCTGGGCCGCGACGGCGTGGCGGCGACGCCGCTGGTGGAGGCCGGCGGACTCAAGCTGTTCGCGCTGGCGGGCTTCTACCAGGCCGAGGATCCGCGGCTGGCCCGTGCGCCCGGGCGGCTCTCGGGCGTGATCGGGGCTGCGCCCGCGCCGCTGGACGTGTAA
- a CDS encoding DUF3429 domain-containing protein: MPMDDGAADRKPAGRESAPVSLWSMAVFALAPFPVAAAVYGYGPPSYAREAVTVLLTWSAVVLSFLAGVRWGLESGRRVPRRGRLAVSIGFALAAWVLLLVRWRFDLSWVLGAYLVVFMLQWLSDHAAPNTASRFPRLSTAVTSAACISLAIALDQSIRAGLKG; encoded by the coding sequence ATGCCGATGGACGATGGCGCCGCCGATCGAAAGCCCGCGGGCCGCGAGAGCGCCCCGGTGTCCCTCTGGTCGATGGCGGTGTTCGCCCTCGCGCCGTTCCCGGTCGCGGCGGCGGTCTACGGCTACGGACCGCCGAGCTACGCCCGCGAGGCGGTGACCGTGCTGCTGACCTGGTCGGCGGTGGTGCTGTCTTTCCTGGCGGGCGTGCGCTGGGGGCTGGAGAGCGGGCGCAGGGTGCCCCGGCGCGGTCGGCTGGCGGTGTCGATCGGCTTTGCGCTGGCCGCCTGGGTGCTGCTGCTGGTCCGCTGGCGCTTCGACCTGAGCTGGGTTCTGGGCGCCTATCTAGTGGTCTTCATGCTGCAATGGCTTTCCGACCACGCCGCGCCGAACACCGCCTCGCGGTTTCCGCGGCTCTCCACCGCTGTCACCAGCGCCGCCTGCATCTCGCTGGCGATCGCGCTCGACCAGTCGATACGGGCCGGGCTGAAGGGCTGA
- the hisC gene encoding histidinol-phosphate transaminase, whose protein sequence is MSESAPPTAAPTDRSRAARPVPKPGILDIHAYVPGKATVEGGGAPVKLSANENALGSSPKAREAYASAADKLHVYPDSRATIVRTAIAERYRLEPERLIFGCGSDEVFQLLNQTYLEPGDNMVQGEYGFAAFAIGAYAAGGEVRFAREPDYRIDVDEVLKCVDERTRLVFIANPGNPTGTWIPISEIRRLHDNLPPSVVLVLDGAYGEFVTDPTFDDGLDLARTAQNVVVTHTFSKLYGLASLRVGWGYAPAEIIAAMDRIRLPFNTSIPAQMAAVAALHDEDFQRASIDLVEQWRPWLAQQLGGLKLDVVRPSAANFLLVGFPKTPGRTAVEAEAFLAARGLLVRGVTNYGLPHHVRITIGLEGQNRAVVEALAEFMQR, encoded by the coding sequence ATGTCCGAGTCCGCTCCCCCGACCGCCGCGCCGACCGATCGCAGCCGCGCGGCGCGCCCCGTCCCCAAGCCCGGAATCCTCGACATCCATGCCTACGTGCCGGGCAAGGCCACGGTCGAGGGCGGCGGCGCGCCGGTCAAGCTCTCCGCCAACGAGAACGCCCTGGGCTCCAGCCCCAAGGCGCGGGAGGCCTACGCCTCGGCCGCCGACAAGCTGCACGTCTATCCGGACAGCCGCGCCACCATCGTGCGGACCGCCATCGCCGAACGCTACCGGCTGGAGCCGGAGCGGCTGATCTTCGGCTGCGGCTCCGACGAGGTCTTCCAGCTGCTCAACCAGACCTACCTCGAACCCGGGGACAACATGGTGCAGGGCGAGTATGGCTTCGCCGCCTTCGCCATCGGCGCCTACGCGGCCGGCGGCGAGGTGCGCTTCGCCCGCGAGCCCGACTACCGGATCGACGTCGACGAGGTGCTGAAATGCGTCGACGAGCGCACCCGCCTGGTGTTCATCGCCAACCCGGGCAATCCGACCGGCACCTGGATCCCGATCTCCGAGATCCGGCGGCTGCACGACAACCTGCCGCCCAGCGTGGTGCTGGTGCTCGACGGCGCCTACGGCGAGTTCGTCACCGACCCCACCTTCGACGACGGCCTGGACCTGGCGCGCACGGCGCAGAACGTGGTCGTCACCCACACCTTCTCCAAGCTGTATGGCCTGGCGTCCCTGCGCGTCGGCTGGGGCTATGCGCCGGCCGAGATCATCGCAGCGATGGATCGCATCCGGCTGCCGTTCAACACCTCCATCCCCGCCCAGATGGCGGCCGTCGCCGCGCTGCATGACGAGGACTTCCAGCGCGCCTCCATCGACCTCGTCGAGCAGTGGCGACCGTGGCTGGCCCAGCAACTGGGCGGGCTGAAGCTGGACGTGGTGCGACCCTCAGCGGCGAACTTCCTGCTGGTCGGCTTCCCCAAAACCCCGGGCCGGACCGCGGTGGAGGCCGAAGCCTTCCTCGCCGCCCGCGGCCTGCTGGTGCGCGGCGTCACCAACTACGGCCTGCCCCACCACGTGCGCATCACCATCGGCCTCGAAGGGCAGAACCGCGCCGTGGTCGAGGCCCTGGCCGAGTTCATGCAGCGCTAG
- a CDS encoding ATP-dependent DNA helicase gives MVRAPDARDLFERGPVLLAHAGMTARRLGVHVPPRNPGIFDALELFAFVRPARFCAPSAAGLAQALGLPEPKGAAAQAQALREACRLLLAELAAAPEPSREEALAIAETLARAGWSWGSAAIGALRSAPVGNMFRTSGLDVWSRMIEWEAEAPPGEAGSKPVAPEAAAARLKELLQGAGLDEARPAQAEFSAEAAYAFSPREREGEPRMMLAEAGTGVGKTLGYLAPASLWAEANGPAVWVSTYTRALQRQIERESQSIYPDPKVRAKKAVVRKGRENYLCLLNFQEAANAAQLGGGDLVGMGLAARWARATRDGDMTGGDFPAWLPTLFHLSPAAQASPANLVDRRGECIHAGCQHYRACFVEKAIRGSRRADIVIANHALVLTQAAFDGARAARGSKADGETTQLKRIVFDEGHHLFDAADSAFAAALSGAEAAELRRWIRGPEGRGRRGRGLEARLMEVLGDHDDAKQALMDATRAAAALPGESWSGRIAPPNGEVNPIGPVEGFLVAVLEQLRARAAPSEVGMECAARPALDLVRDTAREAAAALARIEAPLVALARQLEDVLDQEAATLAPSDRARIEGALRGLDRRARMTLPAWRSMLRAIDEDAEDDPDFVDWFDATFLYGRVVDAACRRHWVDPTEPLTNAVIAPAHGVLVTSATLADSTLDDPFALAEMRTGAARLPDRPKTLRLTSPFDYAKNARAYVVTDVGRDDPRLVAAAMRELFLAAGGGGLGLFTAIRRLRAVHEKIAAPLADKGLALYAQHVDPLEVGALVDIFRAEEDACLLGTDAVRDGVDVPGRSLRLLVFDRVPWPRPDILHKARRVRFGGKGYDDAVARGRIAQAFGRLIRRGDDKGVFVMLDAAAPTRLFSGLPEGIELQRVSLVEAIEAVQAFLGPATPSETAER, from the coding sequence ATGGTGCGGGCGCCGGACGCCCGCGACCTGTTCGAGCGCGGGCCGGTGCTGCTGGCGCATGCGGGGATGACCGCTCGGCGGCTGGGCGTGCACGTGCCGCCGCGCAATCCGGGGATCTTCGACGCCCTGGAGCTCTTCGCCTTCGTGCGGCCGGCGCGCTTTTGCGCCCCCTCGGCGGCGGGTCTCGCCCAGGCGCTGGGGCTGCCGGAGCCCAAGGGCGCCGCGGCCCAGGCGCAGGCGCTGCGGGAGGCCTGCCGGCTGCTGCTCGCCGAACTGGCCGCCGCGCCCGAGCCCTCGCGGGAGGAGGCGCTGGCGATCGCCGAGACCCTGGCGCGGGCCGGCTGGTCCTGGGGATCGGCGGCGATCGGCGCCCTGCGCTCGGCGCCGGTCGGGAACATGTTCCGCACCTCCGGCCTCGACGTCTGGTCGCGGATGATCGAGTGGGAAGCCGAGGCCCCGCCCGGCGAGGCGGGGTCCAAGCCCGTCGCGCCCGAAGCGGCCGCGGCGCGGCTGAAGGAGCTGCTGCAGGGCGCCGGCCTCGACGAGGCGCGGCCGGCCCAGGCCGAGTTCTCGGCGGAGGCCGCCTACGCCTTTTCGCCGCGCGAGCGCGAGGGCGAGCCGCGGATGATGCTGGCGGAGGCCGGCACCGGCGTCGGCAAGACCCTGGGCTACCTGGCGCCGGCCTCGCTATGGGCCGAGGCCAACGGGCCGGCGGTCTGGGTCTCCACCTACACCCGCGCCCTGCAGCGCCAGATCGAGCGCGAGAGCCAGTCGATCTACCCCGACCCCAAGGTGCGGGCGAAGAAGGCGGTGGTCCGCAAGGGCCGCGAGAACTACCTGTGCCTGCTGAACTTCCAGGAGGCCGCCAACGCCGCCCAGCTCGGCGGCGGCGACCTCGTCGGCATGGGCCTGGCGGCGCGTTGGGCCAGGGCCACCCGCGACGGCGACATGACCGGCGGCGACTTCCCGGCCTGGCTGCCGACCCTGTTCCACCTGAGCCCGGCGGCGCAGGCCAGCCCCGCCAACCTGGTCGACCGGCGCGGCGAGTGCATCCACGCCGGCTGCCAGCACTACCGCGCCTGCTTCGTGGAGAAGGCGATCCGCGGCTCCCGGCGCGCCGATATCGTCATCGCCAACCACGCCCTGGTGCTGACCCAGGCGGCGTTCGACGGCGCCCGCGCCGCGCGGGGCTCCAAGGCGGACGGCGAGACCACCCAGCTGAAGCGCATCGTCTTCGACGAGGGCCACCACCTGTTCGACGCCGCCGACAGCGCCTTCGCCGCGGCGCTGTCGGGCGCCGAGGCCGCGGAGCTGCGCCGCTGGATCCGCGGACCGGAAGGCCGCGGCCGCCGCGGGCGCGGGCTCGAGGCGCGGCTGATGGAGGTGCTGGGCGACCACGACGACGCCAAGCAGGCGCTGATGGACGCCACCCGCGCCGCCGCCGCCCTGCCGGGCGAGAGCTGGTCAGGCCGCATCGCCCCGCCGAACGGCGAGGTGAACCCCATCGGGCCGGTCGAGGGCTTCCTGGTGGCGGTGCTGGAACAGCTGCGGGCCCGCGCCGCCCCCTCCGAGGTCGGCATGGAGTGCGCCGCGCGCCCGGCCCTGGACCTGGTGCGCGACACCGCCCGGGAGGCCGCCGCCGCGCTGGCCCGGATCGAAGCGCCGCTGGTGGCGCTGGCCCGCCAGCTGGAGGACGTGCTCGACCAGGAGGCGGCGACCCTGGCGCCCTCCGACCGCGCCCGGATCGAGGGGGCGCTGCGGGGCCTCGACCGCCGCGCGCGGATGACCCTGCCGGCCTGGCGCTCGATGCTGCGCGCCATCGACGAGGACGCCGAGGACGATCCCGATTTCGTCGACTGGTTCGACGCCACCTTCCTCTATGGCCGGGTGGTCGACGCCGCCTGCCGCCGGCACTGGGTCGATCCCACCGAGCCGCTGACCAACGCCGTCATCGCCCCGGCGCACGGGGTGTTGGTGACCAGCGCGACGCTGGCCGACTCCACCCTCGACGACCCCTTCGCCCTGGCGGAGATGCGGACCGGCGCGGCCCGCCTGCCGGACCGGCCGAAGACGCTTCGGCTCACCTCGCCGTTCGACTATGCGAAGAACGCCCGCGCCTACGTCGTCACCGACGTCGGCCGCGACGATCCGCGGCTGGTGGCCGCCGCCATGCGCGAGCTGTTCCTGGCCGCCGGCGGCGGGGGGCTTGGCCTGTTCACCGCCATCCGCCGGCTGCGGGCCGTGCACGAGAAGATCGCCGCGCCGCTGGCCGACAAGGGGCTCGCCCTCTACGCCCAGCACGTGGACCCGCTGGAGGTCGGCGCGCTGGTGGACATCTTCCGCGCCGAGGAGGACGCCTGCCTGCTCGGCACCGACGCCGTGCGCGACGGGGTGGACGTGCCGGGCCGGTCGTTGCGCCTGCTGGTCTTCGACCGCGTGCCGTGGCCGCGCCCCGACATCCTGCACAAGGCCCGCCGCGTCCGCTTCGGGGGCAAGGGCTACGACGACGCGGTCGCCCGCGGCCGCATCGCCCAGGCGTTCGGACGGCTGATCCGCCGCGGCGACGACAAGGGCGTGTTCGTGATGCTCGACGCCGCCGCCCCGACGCGGCTGTTCTCCGGCCTGCCGGAAGGGATCGAGCTGCAGCGGGTCAGCCTGGTGGAGGCGATCGAGGCCGTGCAGGCCTTCCTCGGGCCGGCCACGCCGTCCGAGACCGCCGAGCGCTAG
- a CDS encoding ligase-associated DNA damage response DEXH box helicase, which translates to MADAAALDPELLPPRFRAWFAERGWSPRSHQLAMVERARAGRDALLIAPTGGGKTLAGFLPSLIEISERPKANAPPGLHTLYISPLKALAVDVERNLTAPILQMGLPVTAESRTGDTGMARRQRQRVKPPDILLTTPEQLALLCAWEGARLFFEDLRCVVLDEIHTLHSSKRGDLLALDLARLQQFAPNMRRVGLSATVDDPEVIKRWMADHTAGGEGSIDLVRGPAGAPPIVDMLLSEGRVPWAGHTAQHAMQEVYDVIRRSRTALVFVNTRFQAEFAFQELWRLNDDSLPIALHHGSLAPEQRRKVEAAMARGELRAVVCTSTLDLGIDWGDVDLVIQLASPKGASRMVQRIGRANHRLDEPSRALFVPANRFEMLECQAAREAIAENTLDGDPPRVGALDVLAQHVMGCACSEPFDVLKLYDEVRAAGPYRDLAWEDFEQVVDFVSTGGYALKTYDRFRRIVKGQDGLWRVRNAQTAQRHRLNVGAIVSPAVLSVRFAGRGGRPGRKIGEVEEGMLEMLDPGDTFVFAGQVWRLEGVTNLDVLVSPAADKDPKMPSWGGSKFALSTFLAKRVRRLMYDQGHWQVLPSDVREWLEAQRDRSVIPEEDEMLLETFTRGRRHFMVVYPFEGRLAHTTLAMLLTRRLERAGAAPLGFVCNDYAMAIWALKPLDGLDFDQLFAEDMLGDDLEDWLAESFMMKRAFKGCAIIAGLIERRFPGEQQKTGRQITFSTDLIYDVLRRHQPDHLLLRCAREDAATGLIDVARLGQMLARIRGRIRHAPLEHLSPFSVPILLEIGKERSPGHAGEIILAEAEDDLIAEALQ; encoded by the coding sequence ATGGCCGACGCCGCCGCCCTTGACCCCGAGCTCCTGCCGCCCCGGTTCCGGGCCTGGTTCGCCGAGCGCGGCTGGAGCCCGCGGTCGCACCAGCTGGCCATGGTCGAGCGGGCCCGCGCCGGCCGCGACGCCCTGCTGATCGCGCCGACCGGCGGCGGCAAGACCCTGGCGGGTTTCCTGCCCAGCCTGATCGAAATCTCCGAGCGCCCGAAGGCCAACGCGCCGCCGGGCCTGCACACCCTCTACATCTCGCCGCTGAAGGCGCTGGCGGTGGACGTCGAGCGCAACCTCACCGCGCCGATCCTGCAGATGGGCCTGCCGGTCACCGCCGAGTCGCGGACCGGCGACACCGGCATGGCGCGGCGGCAGCGCCAGCGGGTGAAGCCGCCGGACATCCTGCTCACCACCCCCGAACAGCTGGCCCTGCTCTGCGCCTGGGAGGGCGCACGGCTGTTCTTCGAGGACCTGCGCTGCGTGGTGCTGGACGAGATCCACACCCTGCATTCCTCCAAGCGCGGCGACCTCCTGGCGCTGGACCTCGCGCGGCTGCAGCAGTTCGCCCCGAACATGCGCCGCGTCGGCCTGTCGGCGACGGTGGACGACCCGGAGGTGATCAAGCGCTGGATGGCCGACCACACGGCCGGCGGCGAGGGAAGCATCGACCTGGTGCGCGGGCCGGCCGGCGCGCCGCCGATCGTCGACATGCTGCTGTCGGAGGGCCGGGTGCCGTGGGCGGGCCACACCGCCCAGCACGCCATGCAGGAGGTCTACGACGTCATCCGGCGCTCGCGCACGGCGCTGGTGTTCGTCAACACCCGCTTCCAGGCCGAGTTCGCCTTCCAGGAACTGTGGCGGCTGAACGACGACAGCCTGCCGATCGCCCTGCACCACGGCTCGCTGGCGCCCGAGCAGCGGCGCAAGGTCGAGGCCGCCATGGCGCGGGGCGAGCTCAGGGCCGTGGTCTGCACCTCCACCCTCGACCTCGGCATCGACTGGGGCGACGTGGACCTGGTGATCCAGCTGGCCTCACCCAAGGGCGCCTCGCGGATGGTGCAGCGGATCGGCCGCGCCAACCACCGGCTGGACGAGCCGTCGCGGGCGCTGTTCGTGCCCGCCAACCGCTTCGAGATGCTGGAGTGCCAGGCCGCGCGCGAGGCCATCGCCGAGAACACCCTGGACGGCGATCCGCCCCGGGTCGGGGCGCTCGACGTGCTGGCCCAGCATGTCATGGGCTGCGCCTGCTCCGAGCCCTTCGACGTGCTGAAGCTGTACGACGAGGTGCGGGCCGCCGGCCCCTATCGCGACCTCGCCTGGGAGGACTTCGAGCAGGTGGTCGATTTCGTCTCCACCGGCGGCTACGCGCTGAAGACCTACGACCGCTTCCGGCGGATCGTGAAGGGCCAGGACGGCCTCTGGCGCGTGCGCAACGCCCAGACCGCGCAGCGCCACCGGCTGAACGTCGGAGCGATCGTCTCGCCGGCCGTGCTGTCGGTGCGCTTCGCCGGCCGCGGCGGCCGGCCGGGCCGCAAGATCGGCGAGGTCGAGGAGGGCATGCTGGAAATGCTGGACCCCGGCGACACCTTCGTCTTCGCCGGCCAGGTCTGGCGGCTGGAGGGGGTCACCAACCTCGACGTGCTGGTCAGCCCGGCGGCCGACAAGGACCCGAAGATGCCCTCGTGGGGCGGCTCGAAGTTCGCGCTCTCCACCTTCCTCGCCAAGCGGGTGCGCCGGCTGATGTACGACCAGGGGCACTGGCAGGTGCTGCCGTCGGACGTGCGCGAATGGCTGGAGGCGCAGCGCGACCGCTCGGTGATCCCCGAGGAAGACGAGATGCTGCTGGAGACCTTCACCCGCGGCCGGCGCCACTTCATGGTGGTCTATCCGTTCGAGGGGCGGCTGGCGCACACCACGCTGGCCATGCTGCTGACCCGGCGTCTGGAGCGGGCGGGCGCAGCCCCGCTGGGCTTCGTCTGCAACGACTATGCGATGGCGATCTGGGCGCTGAAGCCGCTCGACGGCCTCGACTTCGACCAGCTGTTCGCCGAGGACATGCTGGGCGACGACCTGGAGGACTGGCTGGCCGAGAGCTTCATGATGAAGCGGGCCTTCAAGGGCTGCGCGATCATCGCCGGCCTGATCGAGCGCCGCTTCCCGGGCGAGCAGCAGAAGACCGGCCGCCAGATCACCTTCTCCACCGACCTGATCTACGACGTGCTGCGCCGCCACCAGCCCGACCACCTGCTGCTCCGCTGCGCGCGGGAGGATGCGGCGACCGGCCTCATCGACGTGGCGCGCCTGGGGCAGATGTTGGCGCGCATCCGCGGCCGGATCCGGCACGCGCCCTTGGAGCACCTGTCGCCGTTCTCGGTGCCGATCCTGTTGGAGATCGGCAAGGAGCGGTCGCCAGGCCACGCGGGCGAGATCATCCTGGCGGAAGCGGAAGACGACCTGATCGCCGAGGCCCTGCAGTGA
- a CDS encoding prephenate/arogenate dehydrogenase family protein, whose amino-acid sequence MAEIIYPRMAVIGCGLIGSSIIHAARAAGVVGQVTVADASAQSRERIEALGFADLVTADPAEAARDADLVVFAVPVMAMGEAARAAASAMKPGATITDVGSVKAVVSEALSEAVPDSVFVVPGHPIAGTEQSGPDAGFAELFQNRWIILTPQAREDDPYLEAVQRLADFWTALGSNVERMDEKHHDLVLAVTSHLPHLIAYNIVGTAADLEGVTQGEVMKYSAGGFRDFTRIAASDPTMWRDVFLANREAVLEILGRFTEDLQALSRAIRWAEGDKLFELFSRTREIRRGIIAAGQESAEPNFGRDHRSADPDTKPQ is encoded by the coding sequence ATGGCTGAGATCATCTACCCCAGGATGGCGGTGATCGGCTGCGGGCTGATCGGCTCGTCGATCATCCACGCCGCCCGCGCCGCCGGCGTGGTCGGCCAGGTGACGGTGGCCGACGCCTCCGCCCAGAGCCGCGAACGGATCGAAGCCCTCGGCTTCGCCGACCTGGTCACCGCCGATCCGGCGGAAGCCGCGCGCGACGCCGACCTGGTGGTGTTCGCCGTGCCGGTGATGGCCATGGGCGAGGCCGCCCGCGCCGCCGCGTCGGCGATGAAGCCCGGCGCCACCATCACCGACGTCGGCTCGGTCAAGGCGGTGGTCAGCGAGGCGCTGAGCGAGGCCGTGCCGGACAGCGTCTTCGTGGTGCCCGGCCACCCGATCGCCGGCACCGAGCAGTCGGGCCCCGACGCCGGCTTCGCCGAGCTGTTCCAGAACCGCTGGATCATCCTCACCCCCCAGGCGCGGGAGGACGATCCTTACCTCGAGGCGGTCCAGCGGCTGGCCGATTTCTGGACGGCGCTGGGGTCCAACGTCGAGCGGATGGACGAGAAGCACCACGACCTGGTGCTGGCCGTCACCAGCCACCTGCCCCACCTGATCGCCTACAACATCGTCGGCACGGCCGCCGACCTGGAGGGCGTCACCCAGGGCGAGGTGATGAAGTATTCGGCCGGCGGCTTCCGCGACTTCACCCGCATCGCCGCGTCCGACCCGACCATGTGGCGCGACGTCTTCCTCGCCAACCGCGAGGCGGTGCTGGAGATCCTCGGCCGCTTCACCGAGGACCTGCAGGCGCTGTCGCGGGCGATCCGCTGGGCCGAGGGCGACAAGCTGTTCGAGCTGTTCTCGCGCACGCGGGAGATCCGCCGGGGCATCATCGCCGCCGGCCAGGAAAGCGCCGAGCCGAACTTCGGCCGCGACCACCGCAGCGCCGATCCGGACACCAAGCCGCAGTAG
- a CDS encoding response regulator translates to MSLPEFFFDRVTADIRQQMDGVLALAEQLSRQRLAPDAQACVAGVAEAAAGVRRMLDRAIDLRLATTQQLALSPAPLRLREVMDDVEARWRARAGQAGVTLLVAYDGPPEACALADRDRLLQVFDGFLGEALAGAQRGAVEASLRAMPTTDGMLLEGRVRGAAADPTWAAQGAETRVRQVADRFGLEVAIGVMLARRIVSGLEGSVANEVHAGAAETIVFRLPLPAARETAVAKPGQPLRPAHVLVVDDNATNRMVAQALCEMYHCSSEAACDGAEAVEAARSGRFDLILMDIRMPGMDGVAATRAIRALPGRAGAAPIIALTANADRDDVDAYLAAGMNGVVEKPMKPEQLVEALRKARSEPAAA, encoded by the coding sequence ATGTCCCTGCCCGAATTCTTCTTCGACCGCGTGACGGCTGACATCCGACAGCAGATGGATGGCGTCCTGGCGCTGGCCGAGCAGCTGTCGCGCCAACGCCTGGCGCCCGACGCCCAGGCCTGCGTCGCCGGCGTCGCCGAAGCCGCCGCCGGCGTGCGGCGGATGCTGGACCGGGCCATCGACCTGAGACTGGCGACCACCCAGCAGCTGGCGCTGTCGCCCGCGCCGCTGCGGCTGCGGGAGGTCATGGACGACGTCGAGGCGCGCTGGCGGGCCCGCGCCGGCCAGGCCGGCGTCACCCTGCTGGTCGCCTATGACGGTCCGCCGGAAGCCTGCGCCCTGGCCGACCGCGACCGGCTGCTGCAGGTCTTCGACGGCTTCCTCGGCGAGGCGCTGGCCGGCGCCCAGCGCGGCGCGGTGGAGGCCAGCCTGCGCGCGATGCCGACCACGGACGGCATGCTGCTGGAAGGCCGCGTCCGCGGCGCGGCCGCCGATCCCACCTGGGCGGCGCAGGGCGCGGAGACGCGCGTCCGCCAGGTCGCCGACCGGTTCGGGCTGGAGGTGGCGATCGGCGTCATGCTCGCCCGCCGCATCGTTTCGGGCCTGGAGGGCAGCGTGGCCAACGAAGTCCATGCCGGCGCAGCCGAGACCATCGTCTTCCGGCTGCCGCTGCCGGCCGCCCGCGAGACGGCCGTCGCCAAGCCCGGCCAGCCCTTGCGCCCCGCCCACGTCCTGGTGGTCGACGACAACGCCACCAACCGGATGGTCGCCCAGGCGCTCTGCGAGATGTACCACTGCTCGTCCGAGGCCGCCTGCGACGGCGCCGAGGCGGTGGAAGCCGCCCGCAGCGGACGGTTCGACCTGATCCTGATGGACATCCGCATGCCGGGCATGGACGGCGTCGCCGCCACCCGGGCGATCCGCGCCCTGCCCGGGCGCGCCGGCGCGGCCCCGATCATCGCGCTCACCGCCAACGCCGACCGCGACGATGTCGACGCCTACCTGGCGGCCGGCATGAACGGGGTGGTGGAAAAGCCGATGAAGCCCGAGCAGCTGGTCGAGGCGCTGCGCAAGGCCCGGAGCGAGCCGGCCGCGGCCTGA